Proteins from one Phocoena sinus isolate mPhoSin1 chromosome 8, mPhoSin1.pri, whole genome shotgun sequence genomic window:
- the LOC116757455 gene encoding heterogeneous nuclear ribonucleoprotein A1-like codes for MSKSESPKEPEQLRKLFIGGLSFETTNASLRSHCEQRGALTDCVVTRDPNTRRSRGFTFVTYATVEEVDAAMKARPHKVDGRVVEPKRAISREDSQRPGTHLTVKNIFVGGIKEDTEEHHLRDYFEQYGKIEVTEIMTDRGSGKNRGFAFVTFDDHDSVDKTVIQKYHTVNGHNCEVRKALSKQEMAGALSSQRGRSGSGNFGGGRGGGFGGNGNFGRGGNFSGRGGFGGSRGGGGYGGSGDGYNGFGNDASSFGGGGSYNDFGSCSNQSSNFGPMKGGNFGGSSSGPYGGGGQYFAKP; via the coding sequence ATGTCTAAATCAGAGTCACCCAAAGAGCCCGAACAGCTGCGGAAGCTCTTCATCGGAGGTTTGAGCTTTGAAACAACCAATGCGAGTCTGAGGAGCCATTGTGAGCAGCGGGGAGCGCTCACAGACTGTGTGGTAACGAGGGATCCAAACACCAGGCGCTCCAGAGGCTTCACGTTTGTCACATATGCCACTGTGGAGGAGGTGGATGCGGCCATGAAGGCAAGGCCACACAAGGTGGATGGAAGAGTGGTGGAACCAAAGAGGGCCATCTCAAGAGAAGATTCTCAAAGACCTGGTACCCACTTAActgtaaaaaacatttttgttggtggcattaaagaagacactgaagaacaTCACCTAAGAGATTATTTTGAACAGTATGGGAAAATTGAAGTGACTGAAATCATGACTGACCGAGGCAGTGGCAAAAATAGAGGCTTTGCTTTTGTAACCTTTGATGACCATGACTCTGTAGACAAGACTGTCATTCAGAAATATCACACAGTGAACGGCCACAACTGTGAAGTAAGGAAAGCCCTATCTAAGCAAGAGATGGCTGGTGCTTTATCCAGCCAAAGAGGTCGAAGTGGTTCTGGAAATTTTGGTGGTGGTCGTGGAGGGGGTTTTGGTGGGAATGGCAACTTTGGTCGTGGAGGAAACTTCAGTGGTCGAGGTGGCTTTGGTGGCAGCCGCGGTGGTGGGGGAtatggtggcagtggggatggctaTAATGGATTTGGTAATGATGCAAGCAGTTTTGGAGGCGGTGGAAGCTACAATGATTTTGGCAGTTGCAGCAATCAATCTTCAAATTTTGGACCCAtgaaaggaggaaactttggaggCAGTAGTTCTGGTCCCTACGGTGGTGGAGGCCAATACTTTGCCAAACCCTGA